One Hermetia illucens chromosome 4, iHerIll2.2.curated.20191125, whole genome shotgun sequence DNA segment encodes these proteins:
- the LOC119653383 gene encoding protein Fe65 homolog isoform X2, with protein MLSGEILIRAPLSVAILPPPSLIEICRAMAAIATLANSQSIDDDDIFLENGLLSYENPNYHMDPQRIERNSHLYEEILSELHQQQSSLKAVKPHIVNNRKDYARIDIGSMGVDLKENFSASEKHLLFDASPSESKTKSDQTPEKDNTTKLKDTNEAVPIKYISGSLNADDLYALPNKQRCRENTTKDAEVAPEIECEEDDDDEEKCKKEEIEGIEDKDGNKDLPPGWEKHEDNDGPYYWHIKSGTIQREPPTWPKCASKEPKTPTTLPSNQHFAAPNSRSPNNNSFQSFCGARDGLGNRIQETQSLSVTRSNTSSALDQEEDRRRREDLSYKRRSYPLKSESDRPIRFAVRSLGWVEIAEEDLTPERSSKAVNKCIVDLSLGRNDLLDVVGRWGDGKDLFMDLDEGALKLIDPENLTILNTQPIHTIRVWGVGRDNGRDFAYVARDRLTRIHMCHVFRCDTAARTIANTLRDICKRIMIERSLQLDANNTSNSSNSSRNAIRPTDLPTENRKWARHPQSFPTPMEEPKKVLKAQYMGSLEVTFATGIDVLNSAIDNVLTDTKAEDWQNVNVSVAPSMISVYSSGDDGKLLVECRVRYLSFLGIGKNVKNCAFIMHTAQDKFIAHTFHCEPSSGALCKTIEAACKLRYQKCLDAHPENRLSSESSTPSKGLGATIKNFMSSLTLKKDKASS; from the exons ATGTTGTCGGGTGAAATTCTGATTCGAGCACCATTGAGTGTGGCAATCTTACCGCCACCCTCATTGATAGAAATTTGCAGAGCAATGGCGGCTATTGCCACTCTTGCCAATTCACAaagcattgatgatgatgacatattCTTGG AGAATGGGCTCCTGAGCTACGAAAATCCAAACTATCACATGGATCCACAAAGAATTGAGCGTAATTCACATTTATACGAAGAAATCCTTTCGGAACTGCATCAACAACAGAGTTCTCTGAAAGCAGTAAAGCCGCACATAGTCAACAATCGGAAAGATTATGCAAGAATCGATATCGGGTCGATGGGAGTCGACTTAAAGGAGAATTTTAG TGCATCCGAAAAGCATTTACTCTTTGATGCATCGCCGTCAGAGTCGAAAACGAAGTCGGACCAAACGCCCGAAAAGGATAACACCACGAAACTGAAAGATACTAACGAAGCTGTTCCCATCAAATACATTTCAGGTAGTCTGAACGCCGATGATTTGTATGCGCTACCGAACAAGCAGCGATGTCGTGAGAATACAACAAAGGATGCAGAAGTGGCACCGGAAATTGAATGCGAGGAGGACGATGATGACGAGGAGAAAtgtaaaaaggaagaaatagaAGGTATTGAAGATAAAGATGGTAATAAGGATTTGCCACCTGGATGGGAGAAACACGAAG ACAATGATGGACCCTACTATTGGCATATAAAATCTGGCACAATTCAGAGAGAACCACCGACATGGCCAAAATGTGCTTCGAAGGAACCGAAAACGCCGACGACATTGCCGTCAAACCAACACTTTGCTGCGCCGAACAGCAGGAGTCCCAATAATAATTCATTTCAATCGTTCTGTGGAGCACGAGATGGCTTGGGAAATCGAATACAG GAAACTCAAAGTTTATCGGTGACTAGGAGCAATACAAGTTCAGCGCTAGATCAGGAAGAGGACCGACGACGGCGGGAGGACCTTTCCTACAA ACGGCGAAGTTATCCTCTTAAATCGGAGTCGGACAGACCGATACGATTTGCAGTTCGATCACTAGGATGGGTCGAGATAGCCGAGGAAGATTTGACCCCAGAGCGCTCCTCAAAGGCGGTGAACAAATGCATTGTCGACTTATCGCTTGGACGCAATGATTTGCTGGACGTTGTAGGACGATGGGGCGAC GGGAAAGACTTGTTTATGGATTTGGACGAAGGTGCTTTAAAATTAATCGATCCAGAAAATTTGACAATATTAAATACGCAACCAATCCATACGATTCGGGTATGGGGTGTTGGTCGTGACAATGGAAG GGATTTTGCATATGTCGCTCGTGACCGGTTAACAAGAATTCATATGTGTCACGTCTTTCGTTGTGATACAGCAGCTAGAACCATTGCAAATACGCTAAG GGATATTTGCAAAAGGATCATGATTGAACGGTCATTACAATTAGATGCAAACAATACTAGTAATAGTTCGAATAGTAGTCGAAACGCCATACGTCCAACAGATTTGCCTACAGAGAACCGGAAATGGGCACGACATC CGCAATCATTCCCGACCCCGATGGAAGAACCAAAAAAAGTTCTGAAAGCTCAGTACATGGGATCGCTTGAAGTCACATTTGCTACCGGAATAGATGTGCTAAACTCGGCCATAGACAACGTTTTGACAGACACGAAGGCAGAGGATTGGCAGAACGTGAATGTTTCAGTTGCACCTAGTATGATAAGCGTTTATAGCTCGGGC GATGATGGGAAATTACTAGTTGAGTGTAGGGTGAGGTATTTAAGTTTCCTGGGCATTGgcaaaaatgtgaaaaactGCGCTTTCATCATGCACACAGCACAGGATAAGTTCATTGCACACACGTTTCACTGCGAACCATCGAGCGGTGCGCTGTGCAAAACAATTGAGGCTGCTTGCAAG ctaagATACCAAAAATGTTTGGATGCGCATCCAGAAAACCGTTTATCGTCCGAATCAAGTACTCCGAGCAAGGGGTTGGGAGCgacaataaaaaattttatGAGCTCTTTAACACTGAAAAAAGATAAAGCCAGCTCCTGA
- the LOC119653383 gene encoding protein Fe65 homolog isoform X3, translating into MGVKKASLILENGLLSYENPNYHMDPQRIERNSHLYEEILSELHQQQSSLKAVKPHIVNNRKDYARIDIGSMGVDLKENFSASEKHLLFDASPSESKTKSDQTPEKDNTTKLKDTNEAVPIKYISGSLNADDLYALPNKQRCRENTTKDAEVAPEIECEEDDDDEEKCKKEEIEGIEDKDGNKDLPPGWEKHEDNDGPYYWHIKSGTIQREPPTWPKCASKEPKTPTTLPSNQHFAAPNSRSPNNNSFQSFCGARDGLGNRIQETQSLSVTRSNTSSALDQEEDRRRREDLSYKRRSYPLKSESDRPIRFAVRSLGWVEIAEEDLTPERSSKAVNKCIVDLSLGRNDLLDVVGRWGDGKDLFMDLDEGALKLIDPENLTILNTQPIHTIRVWGVGRDNGRERDFAYVARDRLTRIHMCHVFRCDTAARTIANTLRDICKRIMIERSLQLDANNTSNSSNSSRNAIRPTDLPTENRKWARHPQSFPTPMEEPKKVLKAQYMGSLEVTFATGIDVLNSAIDNVLTDTKAEDWQNVNVSVAPSMISVYSSGDDGKLLVECRVRYLSFLGIGKNVKNCAFIMHTAQDKFIAHTFHCEPSSGALCKTIEAACKLRYQKCLDAHPENRLSSESSTPSKGLGATIKNFMSSLTLKKDKASS; encoded by the exons AGAATGGGCTCCTGAGCTACGAAAATCCAAACTATCACATGGATCCACAAAGAATTGAGCGTAATTCACATTTATACGAAGAAATCCTTTCGGAACTGCATCAACAACAGAGTTCTCTGAAAGCAGTAAAGCCGCACATAGTCAACAATCGGAAAGATTATGCAAGAATCGATATCGGGTCGATGGGAGTCGACTTAAAGGAGAATTTTAG TGCATCCGAAAAGCATTTACTCTTTGATGCATCGCCGTCAGAGTCGAAAACGAAGTCGGACCAAACGCCCGAAAAGGATAACACCACGAAACTGAAAGATACTAACGAAGCTGTTCCCATCAAATACATTTCAGGTAGTCTGAACGCCGATGATTTGTATGCGCTACCGAACAAGCAGCGATGTCGTGAGAATACAACAAAGGATGCAGAAGTGGCACCGGAAATTGAATGCGAGGAGGACGATGATGACGAGGAGAAAtgtaaaaaggaagaaatagaAGGTATTGAAGATAAAGATGGTAATAAGGATTTGCCACCTGGATGGGAGAAACACGAAG ACAATGATGGACCCTACTATTGGCATATAAAATCTGGCACAATTCAGAGAGAACCACCGACATGGCCAAAATGTGCTTCGAAGGAACCGAAAACGCCGACGACATTGCCGTCAAACCAACACTTTGCTGCGCCGAACAGCAGGAGTCCCAATAATAATTCATTTCAATCGTTCTGTGGAGCACGAGATGGCTTGGGAAATCGAATACAG GAAACTCAAAGTTTATCGGTGACTAGGAGCAATACAAGTTCAGCGCTAGATCAGGAAGAGGACCGACGACGGCGGGAGGACCTTTCCTACAA ACGGCGAAGTTATCCTCTTAAATCGGAGTCGGACAGACCGATACGATTTGCAGTTCGATCACTAGGATGGGTCGAGATAGCCGAGGAAGATTTGACCCCAGAGCGCTCCTCAAAGGCGGTGAACAAATGCATTGTCGACTTATCGCTTGGACGCAATGATTTGCTGGACGTTGTAGGACGATGGGGCGAC GGGAAAGACTTGTTTATGGATTTGGACGAAGGTGCTTTAAAATTAATCGATCCAGAAAATTTGACAATATTAAATACGCAACCAATCCATACGATTCGGGTATGGGGTGTTGGTCGTGACAATGGAAG AGAAAG GGATTTTGCATATGTCGCTCGTGACCGGTTAACAAGAATTCATATGTGTCACGTCTTTCGTTGTGATACAGCAGCTAGAACCATTGCAAATACGCTAAG GGATATTTGCAAAAGGATCATGATTGAACGGTCATTACAATTAGATGCAAACAATACTAGTAATAGTTCGAATAGTAGTCGAAACGCCATACGTCCAACAGATTTGCCTACAGAGAACCGGAAATGGGCACGACATC CGCAATCATTCCCGACCCCGATGGAAGAACCAAAAAAAGTTCTGAAAGCTCAGTACATGGGATCGCTTGAAGTCACATTTGCTACCGGAATAGATGTGCTAAACTCGGCCATAGACAACGTTTTGACAGACACGAAGGCAGAGGATTGGCAGAACGTGAATGTTTCAGTTGCACCTAGTATGATAAGCGTTTATAGCTCGGGC GATGATGGGAAATTACTAGTTGAGTGTAGGGTGAGGTATTTAAGTTTCCTGGGCATTGgcaaaaatgtgaaaaactGCGCTTTCATCATGCACACAGCACAGGATAAGTTCATTGCACACACGTTTCACTGCGAACCATCGAGCGGTGCGCTGTGCAAAACAATTGAGGCTGCTTGCAAG ctaagATACCAAAAATGTTTGGATGCGCATCCAGAAAACCGTTTATCGTCCGAATCAAGTACTCCGAGCAAGGGGTTGGGAGCgacaataaaaaattttatGAGCTCTTTAACACTGAAAAAAGATAAAGCCAGCTCCTGA
- the LOC119653383 gene encoding protein Fe65 homolog isoform X1, with translation MLSGEILIRAPLSVAILPPPSLIEICRAMAAIATLANSQSIDDDDIFLENGLLSYENPNYHMDPQRIERNSHLYEEILSELHQQQSSLKAVKPHIVNNRKDYARIDIGSMGVDLKENFSASEKHLLFDASPSESKTKSDQTPEKDNTTKLKDTNEAVPIKYISGSLNADDLYALPNKQRCRENTTKDAEVAPEIECEEDDDDEEKCKKEEIEGIEDKDGNKDLPPGWEKHEDNDGPYYWHIKSGTIQREPPTWPKCASKEPKTPTTLPSNQHFAAPNSRSPNNNSFQSFCGARDGLGNRIQETQSLSVTRSNTSSALDQEEDRRRREDLSYKRRSYPLKSESDRPIRFAVRSLGWVEIAEEDLTPERSSKAVNKCIVDLSLGRNDLLDVVGRWGDGKDLFMDLDEGALKLIDPENLTILNTQPIHTIRVWGVGRDNGRERDFAYVARDRLTRIHMCHVFRCDTAARTIANTLRDICKRIMIERSLQLDANNTSNSSNSSRNAIRPTDLPTENRKWARHPQSFPTPMEEPKKVLKAQYMGSLEVTFATGIDVLNSAIDNVLTDTKAEDWQNVNVSVAPSMISVYSSGDDGKLLVECRVRYLSFLGIGKNVKNCAFIMHTAQDKFIAHTFHCEPSSGALCKTIEAACKLRYQKCLDAHPENRLSSESSTPSKGLGATIKNFMSSLTLKKDKASS, from the exons ATGTTGTCGGGTGAAATTCTGATTCGAGCACCATTGAGTGTGGCAATCTTACCGCCACCCTCATTGATAGAAATTTGCAGAGCAATGGCGGCTATTGCCACTCTTGCCAATTCACAaagcattgatgatgatgacatattCTTGG AGAATGGGCTCCTGAGCTACGAAAATCCAAACTATCACATGGATCCACAAAGAATTGAGCGTAATTCACATTTATACGAAGAAATCCTTTCGGAACTGCATCAACAACAGAGTTCTCTGAAAGCAGTAAAGCCGCACATAGTCAACAATCGGAAAGATTATGCAAGAATCGATATCGGGTCGATGGGAGTCGACTTAAAGGAGAATTTTAG TGCATCCGAAAAGCATTTACTCTTTGATGCATCGCCGTCAGAGTCGAAAACGAAGTCGGACCAAACGCCCGAAAAGGATAACACCACGAAACTGAAAGATACTAACGAAGCTGTTCCCATCAAATACATTTCAGGTAGTCTGAACGCCGATGATTTGTATGCGCTACCGAACAAGCAGCGATGTCGTGAGAATACAACAAAGGATGCAGAAGTGGCACCGGAAATTGAATGCGAGGAGGACGATGATGACGAGGAGAAAtgtaaaaaggaagaaatagaAGGTATTGAAGATAAAGATGGTAATAAGGATTTGCCACCTGGATGGGAGAAACACGAAG ACAATGATGGACCCTACTATTGGCATATAAAATCTGGCACAATTCAGAGAGAACCACCGACATGGCCAAAATGTGCTTCGAAGGAACCGAAAACGCCGACGACATTGCCGTCAAACCAACACTTTGCTGCGCCGAACAGCAGGAGTCCCAATAATAATTCATTTCAATCGTTCTGTGGAGCACGAGATGGCTTGGGAAATCGAATACAG GAAACTCAAAGTTTATCGGTGACTAGGAGCAATACAAGTTCAGCGCTAGATCAGGAAGAGGACCGACGACGGCGGGAGGACCTTTCCTACAA ACGGCGAAGTTATCCTCTTAAATCGGAGTCGGACAGACCGATACGATTTGCAGTTCGATCACTAGGATGGGTCGAGATAGCCGAGGAAGATTTGACCCCAGAGCGCTCCTCAAAGGCGGTGAACAAATGCATTGTCGACTTATCGCTTGGACGCAATGATTTGCTGGACGTTGTAGGACGATGGGGCGAC GGGAAAGACTTGTTTATGGATTTGGACGAAGGTGCTTTAAAATTAATCGATCCAGAAAATTTGACAATATTAAATACGCAACCAATCCATACGATTCGGGTATGGGGTGTTGGTCGTGACAATGGAAG AGAAAG GGATTTTGCATATGTCGCTCGTGACCGGTTAACAAGAATTCATATGTGTCACGTCTTTCGTTGTGATACAGCAGCTAGAACCATTGCAAATACGCTAAG GGATATTTGCAAAAGGATCATGATTGAACGGTCATTACAATTAGATGCAAACAATACTAGTAATAGTTCGAATAGTAGTCGAAACGCCATACGTCCAACAGATTTGCCTACAGAGAACCGGAAATGGGCACGACATC CGCAATCATTCCCGACCCCGATGGAAGAACCAAAAAAAGTTCTGAAAGCTCAGTACATGGGATCGCTTGAAGTCACATTTGCTACCGGAATAGATGTGCTAAACTCGGCCATAGACAACGTTTTGACAGACACGAAGGCAGAGGATTGGCAGAACGTGAATGTTTCAGTTGCACCTAGTATGATAAGCGTTTATAGCTCGGGC GATGATGGGAAATTACTAGTTGAGTGTAGGGTGAGGTATTTAAGTTTCCTGGGCATTGgcaaaaatgtgaaaaactGCGCTTTCATCATGCACACAGCACAGGATAAGTTCATTGCACACACGTTTCACTGCGAACCATCGAGCGGTGCGCTGTGCAAAACAATTGAGGCTGCTTGCAAG ctaagATACCAAAAATGTTTGGATGCGCATCCAGAAAACCGTTTATCGTCCGAATCAAGTACTCCGAGCAAGGGGTTGGGAGCgacaataaaaaattttatGAGCTCTTTAACACTGAAAAAAGATAAAGCCAGCTCCTGA